The Amycolatopsis mongoliensis genome includes a window with the following:
- a CDS encoding haloalkane dehalogenase: MDLLHHEESGTGTPIVFLHGNPGSSHGWRAVLPHVGGGRLLAPDLIGMGRSAKPDIEYSFADHARHLDAWFDALGLDDVVLVGHDWGGALAFDHAARHPDRVRGVAFFETIVKPMAWEDLSPQAAERSRRIRTPGVGEEMVLEQNLFVRQAFTGGVRTPVGDLEPYLAPFPTPESRRPILAWARQLPLGGEPAELIPRIEAYDEWLKTSAGTPKLLLTFEGSPTLLIGEKLTRWCERNVAALDVVACGEAGHHAQEDRPKEIAAEIAAWLDRHGLR; the protein is encoded by the coding sequence ATGGACCTGCTGCACCACGAAGAGTCCGGCACCGGCACCCCGATCGTCTTCCTGCACGGCAACCCCGGCTCGTCGCACGGCTGGCGCGCCGTCCTCCCCCACGTCGGCGGTGGCCGCCTGCTGGCCCCCGACCTCATCGGCATGGGCCGCTCCGCGAAACCCGACATCGAGTACTCCTTCGCCGACCACGCCCGCCACCTCGACGCCTGGTTCGACGCGCTCGGCCTGGACGACGTCGTCCTCGTCGGGCACGACTGGGGCGGCGCGCTCGCCTTCGACCACGCCGCCCGGCACCCGGACCGCGTCCGCGGGGTGGCGTTCTTCGAGACGATCGTCAAGCCGATGGCCTGGGAAGACCTGTCGCCCCAGGCGGCCGAGCGGTCGCGCCGGATCCGCACGCCGGGCGTCGGCGAGGAGATGGTGCTGGAGCAGAACCTGTTCGTGCGGCAGGCGTTCACCGGCGGGGTGCGCACGCCGGTGGGGGACCTCGAGCCGTACCTCGCGCCGTTCCCGACGCCCGAGAGCCGCCGGCCGATCCTCGCGTGGGCACGGCAGCTGCCGCTCGGCGGCGAGCCGGCCGAGCTGATCCCCCGCATCGAGGCCTACGACGAGTGGCTGAAGACCAGCGCCGGCACGCCGAAGCTGCTCCTGACCTTCGAAGGCTCACCCACGCTGCTCATCGGCGAAAAGCTGACGCGGTGGTGCGAACGGAACGTCGCCGCGCTCGACGTCGTCGCCTGCGGGGAAGCCGGGCACCACGCCCAGGAGGACCGCCCGAAGGAGATCGCCGCCGAGATCGCGGCGTGGCTGGACCGGCACGGCCTCCGGTGA
- a CDS encoding NAD(P)/FAD-dependent oxidoreductase yields the protein MTFVVVGASLAGLRAVESARRTGYRGRIVLVGAEEHLPYDRPPLSKAFLDAGGPGRVEPFHPETVLRDELGVELMLGAPAEGLDTDARVVTVAGTAVHYDAVVIATGATARRLPGARTLRTAEDAVAVRAALDDGARTVVIGAGFIGSEVASAARKRGLPVTIVEAAAVPLVRAVGEAAGAELAGLHRAAGTELRLATEVTGVADEGVRLAGGEVVPADLVVAGIGAVPATGWLEGSGLTLHERDRGVVCDATLSAGPPGVYAAGDVAHVVNPLFDGEPMRLEHWTSAAEQGAAAARHALDPASARALEAVPYFWSDWYGHRIQFVGTPRADEVVSAGGVTLYRRGDRIVGALTVDRPREIMKYRRRVAARAAWAEALAFAGAA from the coding sequence ATGACTTTCGTCGTCGTCGGCGCTTCGCTGGCCGGGCTGCGCGCGGTGGAGTCCGCGCGCCGCACCGGGTACCGCGGCCGGATCGTCCTGGTCGGGGCCGAGGAGCACCTGCCGTACGACCGGCCGCCGCTGTCGAAGGCGTTCCTCGACGCCGGCGGTCCCGGCCGCGTCGAGCCGTTCCACCCCGAAACCGTGCTGCGGGACGAACTCGGCGTCGAACTGATGCTGGGTGCTCCGGCCGAAGGCCTCGACACCGACGCGCGCGTGGTGACCGTCGCGGGGACGGCCGTGCACTACGACGCCGTGGTCATCGCCACCGGTGCGACCGCGCGCCGCCTCCCCGGGGCACGCACGCTGCGGACCGCCGAAGACGCCGTCGCGGTGCGCGCCGCGCTGGACGACGGTGCGCGAACGGTCGTGATCGGTGCGGGGTTCATCGGTTCGGAAGTCGCGTCGGCGGCACGCAAGCGCGGCCTGCCGGTGACGATCGTGGAGGCGGCGGCCGTCCCGCTCGTCCGCGCGGTCGGGGAAGCGGCCGGGGCGGAGCTGGCCGGCCTGCACCGCGCGGCCGGCACCGAGCTGCGGCTCGCCACCGAGGTCACCGGGGTCGCGGACGAGGGTGTCCGGCTGGCCGGCGGCGAGGTCGTGCCCGCGGACCTCGTGGTCGCCGGCATCGGCGCGGTCCCGGCCACCGGGTGGCTCGAAGGCAGCGGCCTGACACTGCACGAGCGCGACCGCGGCGTGGTGTGCGACGCGACGCTGTCCGCGGGCCCGCCGGGCGTCTACGCGGCGGGCGACGTCGCGCACGTGGTCAACCCGCTGTTCGACGGCGAGCCGATGCGGCTCGAGCACTGGACGAGCGCGGCCGAGCAGGGTGCGGCCGCCGCTCGCCACGCGCTCGATCCGGCGTCGGCGCGCGCCCTCGAGGCCGTACCGTACTTCTGGTCCGACTGGTACGGCCACCGGATCCAGTTCGTCGGCACCCCACGCGCCGACGAGGTGGTGTCCGCGGGCGGGGTGACGCTGTACCGCCGCGGCGACCGGATCGTCGGCGCGCTGACCGTCGACCGCCCGCGCGAGATCATGAAGTACCGCAGGCGCGTCGCCGCGCGGGCGGCGTGGGCGGAAGCGCTGGCCTTCGCGGGAGCGGCCTAG
- a CDS encoding TetR/AcrR family transcriptional regulator, producing MAIMSAALPAPPEGGQHRRPIITAAIELTARSGWPAVTMARLAEVVGVSRQTVYNEIGSKAALAEAMVAHELDRFLSVVVAAFDRHETDLVEAMYDAVRSVLELADDNILLRAIASATHGTAPELLPLLTTEAGTLLTKAKTMLTARVAAYHPPLTDEQVAVVIDIVVRTVLSHVMQPSDTPARTADALAWVAARVLGMDATPSLRHR from the coding sequence ATGGCGATCATGAGCGCCGCACTTCCGGCCCCGCCCGAGGGGGGCCAGCACCGGCGGCCGATCATCACCGCGGCGATCGAGCTGACCGCGCGGTCCGGCTGGCCGGCGGTCACGATGGCCCGGCTGGCCGAGGTCGTGGGCGTGAGCCGCCAGACCGTCTACAACGAGATCGGGTCCAAGGCCGCGCTGGCCGAGGCGATGGTCGCGCACGAGCTCGACCGGTTCCTCTCGGTCGTCGTCGCCGCCTTCGACCGGCACGAGACCGACCTGGTCGAGGCGATGTACGACGCCGTCCGCTCGGTCCTCGAGCTGGCCGACGACAACATCCTGCTGCGCGCGATCGCCTCCGCCACGCACGGCACCGCCCCCGAGCTGCTCCCGCTGCTGACCACCGAGGCGGGCACGCTGCTGACGAAGGCCAAGACGATGCTCACCGCGCGCGTCGCCGCCTACCACCCGCCGCTCACCGACGAGCAGGTCGCCGTCGTGATCGACATCGTCGTGCGCACGGTGCTCAGCCACGTCATGCAGCCGTCGGACACCCCGGCCCGCACCGCCGACGCGCTGGCCTGGGTCGCGGCCCGCGTCCTCGGCATGGACGCGACCCCGTCGCTGCGGCACCGCTGA
- a CDS encoding ferredoxin produces MRIEADRGKCDGLGMCEAMAPDFFEVGEDGTVVVLDERPGEEHRTDLAAAVDSCPVLALKLTD; encoded by the coding sequence ATGCGGATCGAAGCGGACCGCGGCAAGTGTGACGGCCTGGGCATGTGCGAAGCGATGGCGCCGGACTTCTTCGAGGTCGGCGAAGACGGCACGGTCGTGGTGCTCGACGAGCGCCCCGGCGAGGAACACCGGACGGACCTCGCCGCGGCGGTCGACTCCTGTCCCGTGCTGGCCCTGAAGCTGACGGACTGA